The Glycine soja cultivar W05 chromosome 8, ASM419377v2, whole genome shotgun sequence genome has a window encoding:
- the LOC114424040 gene encoding uncharacterized protein LOC114424040: protein MEFMSNSRDERYGGAVVLMGTRRRPIASARRQRVHQMTEDVPHMTEDLPHMAEDAPEMTADVQATVAEDLGHDGAEGFPGGSRDPSVLTSFADHVAHAIWSGQECPELNLVSHGRKVTLIGRPVPEIEGLVAATGLSPLIGCSVVIGDPGLISAFVVKWHRETSTFHLPVGELMITLDDVSSLLHLSISGAFHSFHALSVDEEVFLLIELLEVSTEEARAETTRSRGAYVRLGWV from the exons AGGCGCAGGCCTATTGCATCAGCCCGTAGGCAACGGGTTCATCAGATGACTGAGGATGTTCCTCACATGACTGAGGATCTCCCTCATATGGCTGAGGATGCACCTGAGATGACTGCGGATGTACAGGCGACTGTTGCAGAGGACTTAGGTCATGATGGTGCTGAGGGATTCCCAGGTGGGTCACGTGACCCATCAGTGCTGACTTCATTTGCAGACCATGTTGcacatgccatttggagtggacag GAATGTCCTGAGTTGAATTTGGTGTCGCACGGGAGGAAGGTGACATTaattgggaggccagtgcctgagattgaaggacTGGTtgctgccacaggattaagtccattGATCGGGTGTTCAGTTGTAATtggcgatcctggacttatatccgcatttgtggtGAAGTGGCACAGGGAGACCAGCACCTTCCATCTTCCAGTAGGAGAGTTGATGATCACACTGGATGATGTGTCGTCACTCCTCCATCTGTCTATCAGTGGCGCCTTCCACAGCTTTCATGCTCTTTCTGTGGACGAGGAGGTATTTTTGTTGATAGAGTTGCTTGAGGTGTCTACTGAGGAGGCTAGAGCCGAGACAACACGCTCACGCGGGGCATATGTACGGCTGGGATGGGTTTGA